From the genome of Helicobacter pylori, one region includes:
- the fliW gene encoding flagellar assembly protein FliW, translating to MIFDVKAPILGFETIHKMRLQKIDEIFLRLNSAEDDFVVSFTLVNPFALRKYEFEVPTPLKILLELEGAKSVLVANIMVVQTPIERSTVNYLAPLIFNLDKQLMGQVVLDSNKYPHYHLRENILSHTHE from the coding sequence ATGATTTTTGATGTGAAAGCGCCTATATTAGGGTTTGAAACTATTCATAAAATGCGTTTGCAAAAGATTGATGAAATCTTTTTGCGTTTGAATAGTGCCGAAGATGATTTTGTGGTGTCTTTCACGCTGGTTAATCCCTTTGCTTTAAGAAAATACGAATTTGAAGTGCCTACCCCCTTAAAGATCCTTTTAGAATTAGAGGGAGCAAAGAGCGTTCTAGTCGCTAATATCATGGTCGTTCAAACCCCCATTGAGCGTTCCACCGTGAATTATTTAGCCCCTTTAATTTTCAATTTGGACAAGCAACTCATGGGGCAAGTGGTTTTGGATTCTAACAAATACCCACACTACCATTTAAGAGAGAATATTCTAAGCCACACGCATGAATGA